The window GCGCAACACAAGAAAGGCAGCACCATTCCCTTAAGGACATCCTAAGACCATTTAGTTTTACTGCACCTTCTTTGTTCCTTTGAAAGGATGCTGGGAGCATCAGTTTGGACACAAGTGTTCTTACTAGACGTTAGCTGAGTCTGGCGATCATCTTCAACATCTTCAACATCAGTAGTAATGCAATTCTAAACTAACACAATCATTTAATTGTGAAGTACCGAGTAGTACATCTTAGTTAAGCTTTTGGTACAGGTAACTGATGGATACACACTCTTATGAGTAAGTTGTTTGATTAAAAGGAAGAGATTCTGTTTTCCTATAAAGGAATTTCTGCCACCTGTCCTTTTCCTTGAGAAAACCAAGAGAAAACCTGCTAGAAGAATGGAAAGGATTCTTTTGACAGGAAGCTCATCTTATTACTGAAAGCAATTAAGATTTTTAACAATGGAAGAAAGGGTACATTATTTCCATAATTGTAAAGGAGTTTTCATGCACTTGTTCACAAGGAAAACATGTGAAGGACTAGCATGGCATTAAAATCAAAGCatccatttttaaaagtttgcaATCAATTGTAAAACATATATATTCCTAATGAACGTCACAGCTcagttgaatttctttttagattgaGACTATGATCCCGTTCCTATTTCCCTAGCCCTACTCCCATCACATCTCCATTTCATCTCTATTTGCATTCTTGGTATCAACGTGCCTGTAGCCACACAATTAATCTGCTAATGAAGAAAGCAATTCAAATCAAGACTAACACCTCTTACTCTCTCCCAAAGAAAAATTTCCCTCGCGTCTGTAGGAGTTTTGCACATTCTGCAGCTCCCTCTTGAAGCTGAAGTTACACCCGGACTTTGATAACAACACACCTCCACAGAGAGGtaacagttaagaaaaaaaacacaatgatTTCTTTGTACAGAGTTTAGCTTCCTTAATTTTCAAAAGGATCGCTTAATAATAGCAATAAGTTTTATTTAaagtcctaaaaaaaaaatcacatttgttaaaaaaatccccaaatatTAAGCAATTTATTATGTTTCCATcgggaaaaatgaaatagtttgtACAATCCAGGCAAATGAGATCACATATATATAAGCATTTATTGGATAACACAATTCAAGTTCTCCATCAGAACTACATACCACTCGTGTGAAATCCCtgaatttgattttcatttttatgtttccAGGTAGAAATGTTGCAACTTGCATTTTGACAAAATACTGTATGATGCGTTTTCACTTTATGGAAACAGGACTGCTTCTCTGGAGATTTTGCTCCCAGCAACTGATTGTCTTTGTGATTTAAAACACAACACTCCTAAGgtttataaggaaaaagttcattttaaaaccattttcacAAAAAAGCCCCCCAAAAATCCAGATTCAAACTTAATATGTGAAAATGTCCAGTTATAATTAGTACCTTAGCCTCCCACCTTCCCCCTTCTGAGATAGAGAAAGGTAGATTGTTCTCTCTAGATCTTTGAGATATACTGTCAGCAAGAACCTCTTTAGACCACGTGCTGTGAATGAGCCAGACTGAATTATTTCAGCCAGTGACTGCCATATGCTTTGTTTAGTTCCATTCTCTACAGGTTCTCTGTTGTGAGATTTGAATTGAGTACTTAATGCCATCACACTTAAATTCTAATCCAGAATACAACGTTGGGCTTAATCAGGATCAAGAAATGGAAAGAGTAGCCATGGGAGAAGCCAGCTGCATGGCACCACTGTACAACAGGTTTGAAAGAAGACAATTGATTTTGAAGGATACATTCACACACATTTATTCCCAACAGGGTGATTGGGATAAGACCTCAGAGTTAGCGGGTATTTTCAGAAGttggattaaaaaaacccaaatcttAACTGACCAGAGTTTAATATTTGATGTAATTGATCTATGAGACTCCATCAGTCCACCCTCTACCACggcaaagcagcagctattAGCACATCAGATACAGGCTACATAGGCTTGAGTATTTTTATAATGACTGGTCACTACTGTCTCCCCTTCCATCAAAGACCATAAATCATGCTGAGCAGTTGACCATAAATTAAATTTATAAGACCACAGTTACTAAGTCTGAGGAGATGACGTTTGCTTTTTCCCGCAAAGAAACCAGCCTTGCTTCCCAGTCTCTAGAAGAACTTCCCATTGATCACAAGATTAAGAGCTTGGGAGCATTGctaggctttttgttttgcttttttttttttctttgtaattagAAAGGTGAGCCATTACTGGCTTGTAAGGCACACATTTAAACACAAGTTTTAAAAACTTggcaatagaagaaaaaaatgaagcaagaacaaaaacaagagtAAAGGAGACTTCAATGCACAATGTGTCATAAGCCATGAGCAGTCCCACAGCCTATATTTGTGCACATACCTCAGTTTCCGCTGAAACTTCTTTTGACTCTGTCATGGAATACATTAATTTTATTGCCTTGTATTTCATTACAATATTTATCCTACTTGTTTTCAACATAACTCTTGAAATGATGCAATATTACCATGCTGGggcttttgctgttgtttggggatttttgttttgtttgtttgtttttccacttaATTCCCTGAGACTCTTTTCTCTCAGGCTCCTTGAAACAGCAAAGTAAGGAGTGGATGCATTACATGAAGAAAATCACTTCTGTATGATAAGTGAATGCCTACCTTTGTTTTAGGAAGTTGGGATTTAGTCTGAAGTGTGTTAGTGTTCACATCATTTTCTCTGCAACTGTTTTCAGCCCCCGCAGTATCCATGATGCTGCTTCCACACGTCTGGGTATTATAGCCGCTGTCCACCTGAAATCAAGAAGCTGAGTTTTAAAATTGAGCACAATTTACCACCAATAAAACCCCTCAGATTTTATAATGGATGTGATTTGCATCCGATTAACACGACTTAATCCATGCTATGTTCATTTggtgtgggaaaaaaatatgcaagtgAATGGAAGATATTCTGAACATTATATTGAGCTCAGTTTTACAGAGaagcaagcttttttttttacctgaataCTGCTGTTGTCGCACGGAATTGCACTACTTTCTGCAAGAGGTGACATGCACATGCGAGAGTTTTCAATACTGAAAGTAATCCCTGTCATAAAGCTGGTCATTGGTGCATTGCTACTGCCCATTGTTTCTTTTATCCAAGTGTTCTCTGACACTTCAGCTGCATCAGCCATATCTACagtattattttccttcaagCCTTCTATATCCTGATAGGATGACAACCTTTGATGACAAGCTTCTGAGTGATCTGGTGTAATAGACACTGTTGCTACGACGAGATGTGTACCAGGTGCAAAGGTATCTGCATCTTGCTGACAGAAGTTTATTCCATTATCCATTTCTGGGAACCGTGCTTCTGCTGGAGAAGCATTTTCCTTGTCCTCATCCTCATCGTGATTTTCAACAGCAAATGGTATTCTAATGACAGATGTTTGATACTGGGCAGTTCCTCTACATCCTCCAAGCCTCATAGGAGAACAGTTTTTAATTGGAGAACAACCATCTATGTAAGGACTTCTTGTACTTGCAGGTGTCATTCTGTTTGAGACGGAAGGAATATCTGGAGAACAAAATGTAACTTTTCTTTGGTCTGTcaacagtaaaaagaaacaacaacattATTCCATCAAATGGACTTGCAAGTCATAGCCCTCAAAGCCTTATAGTCCGTACAGTAATTATAGCCAGCTACACAGTATTTCATAGAGCACTGTTTCCTTGCTCCAAGGCCTTCAAAAACAATAATCATAGTAAAGGAAACCTTTTCAATCCAAGTTTTAtcaccatttctttttcctattacaTATTTTGCAAGCTATGCCATCAGCGGACGGCTTCATTTTCAAACAGTGATGCTCTATTCTGTTGACAGTATTGTGTATGCAGGTTGCTTTTTCAGAATTAATGAATGTAAATGCACATGTTCTATAGgcatgtaaaataaatttgagtAGCAATAAaattgtcaagaaaaaaaaaatcaaataggAAAACACCAATGCAATCCCTATATATAACAAACTTTACTGAAATATTACAAGgctcaaagcaaaatcacgcataAACATGGCCTAAGTCTTTCCAAGCAATGGATGAAAGATGAGTGGGGCAGATAATAGGGCAGAAGGAAGGagtgccatccagagggaccttgagAAACTCGAAAGGTGGGCCTATGTGAACCTagtgaagttcaacaaagcaGATCGCAAGGGTTTCTGCTTGGATCAAGGCAATCCCATGTGTGCAGACTGGGAGGAGAACTCCTTGATAGTAGTTTTATGGCAGGGGacttggaacttgatgatccttgagttcccccttccaacccacaccaTTCTATGACGGTACGATTTTCTAGAGCAGCAACACCAACAGCTGTTATTTcttcactaaaaaaaataattttaaataatcttgACTGTCACATGACTTGAAAACTGAAGCTGAACATTGCCCAATTAAAATGCTTCAGTTTGGGCCAAATCAAAACTGTGACTTGACTTAGTTCAGGTTTAAACCCCCTCTTTACATTAAATTAATCCCTTACAAAATTGTTCATTAGGTCTCTATTCCTTCttctaaataattttctttgggTAAACGTATTGGCTTGCAAAAACCTATTGTTTCACACAACTAAGATATTTCACTGCCAAAAAGTAAGCGCGCCATACAGGAGGCTGCCGGTGTGCCAAGCTGTGTGCCTTTCAGACtctgaacagaaacaaattccagtaagagcagagctgctttaacAATCAAATTATGTAAATCAAGAAAGAATAATACAAGAAAACCATACCTGACAGTGGTGTATGTCTTATGTGAAAAGCAATGGGTGAAAAAGTAGGAGAACCATTACGTGCAGGAGATCCTTCTGGAAATGAGGGACTGGTAATACTTCCCAGACTGTAAGTCCTTGCTCCTCCCTGAATAGGGCTGGATGAAAACTGACCCTTCAATAgcaaaaaaagtatattttcataATGTAGACTTGGGCTAACATGCATAACAAGCTCTTCTAACTTAAAAACTTATTACAGCAGTCCTGAGGAAATCTAATCTTATAAAATGACGATCTCTATCTATCATTAGCTTAACTTAGATATTCCAGTTGCAACTTTTCACTTTATGCCAAATAAACTCACATTACATCAACTAAGACAGTTCATTAATACAGTGGATATTACTAACGAGAAGCCTAAACAGTACTTAATTCTTTGCATAGTCAATTGCATCTCACTCGTACCATGACAGACGAAAGCTGACcactatatatatttaatggAATCAATCTGAATTACTTAATGCACAAGCAGATAAAGTTTtcctcaagaaggaaaaaaaaaaaaagaaaaagagagaccATGCTTAAGAGTGTGGTGCAAAACAGAATCTCCAAATAGCA of the Gallus gallus isolate bGalGal1 chromosome 1, bGalGal1.mat.broiler.GRCg7b, whole genome shotgun sequence genome contains:
- the BORA gene encoding protein aurora borealis, giving the protein MTPASTRSPYIDGCSPIKNCSPMRLGGCRGTAQYQTSVIRIPFAVENHDEDEDKENASPAEARFPEMDNGINFCQQDADTFAPGTHLVVATVSITPDHSEACHQRLSSYQDIEGLKENNTVDMADAAEVSENTWIKETMGSSNAPMTSFMTGITFSIENSRMCMSPLAESSAIPCDNSSIQVDSGYNTQTCGSSIMDTAGAENSCRENDVNTNTLQTKSQLPKTKECCVLNHKDNQLLGAKSPEKQSCFHKVKTHHTVFCQNASCNISTWKHKNENQIQGFHTSARMTNPRILDGNTASKSEQQPTERPVSK
- the BORA gene encoding protein aurora borealis isoform X2 gives rise to the protein MGDTEEAQMQISPETPGRVAVLNPFESPNDYCTLQEQIVSSPSVFKSTKSSSTPGKFRWSIDQLALINPVEIDSEDIRRQAMYLSHARIDKETEERRQKAIEEFFTKSLIVPSPWTEHEGKQVSQFNSTKSIDLNNISPIGRQLTLPGKSNAACQTVLSLPVDFNLEKILGEYFRTDEFADQSQENLSSSSLRRKLFLEENGNISECLSPSLHNPCSSQPLGVLCSIDISPVRCRSPLETSSSGQFSSSPIQGGARTYSLGSITSPSFPEGSPARNGSPTFSPIAFHIRHTPLSDIPSVSNRMTPASTRSPYIDGCSPIKNCSPMRLGGCRGTAQYQTSVIRIPFAVENHDEDEDKENASPAEARFPEMDNGINFCQQDADTFAPGTHLVVATVSITPDHSEACHQRLSSYQDIEGLKENNTVDMADAAEVSENTWIKETMGSSNAPMTSFMTGITFSIENSRMCMSPLAESSAIPCDNSSIQVDSGYNTQTCGSSIMDTAGAENSCRENDVNTNTLQTKSQLPKTKECCVLNHKDNQLLGAKSPEKQSCFHKVKTHHTVFCQNASCNISTWKHKNENQIQGFHTSARMTNPRILDGNTASKSEQQPTERPVSK
- the BORA gene encoding protein aurora borealis isoform X4; the encoded protein is MGDTEEAQMQISPETPGRVAVLNPFESPNDYCTLQEQIVSSPSVFKSTKSSSTPGKFRWSIDQLALINPVEIDSEDIRRQAMYLSHARIDKETEERRQKAIEEFFTKSLIVPSPWTEHEGKQVSQFNSTKSIDLNNISPIGRQLTLPGKSNAACQTVLSLPVDFNLEKILGEYFRTDEFADQSQENLSSSSLRRKLFLEENGNISECLSPSLHNPCSSQPLGVLCSIDISPVRCRSPLETSSSGQFSSSPIQGGARTYSLGSITSPSFPEGSPARNGSPTFSPIAFHIRHTPLSDQRKVTFCSPDIPSVSNRMTPASTRSPYIDGCSPIKNCSPMRLGGCRGTAQYQTSVIRIPFAVENHDEDEDKENASPAEARFPEMDNGINFCQQDADTFAPGTHLVVATVSITPDHSEACHQRLSSYQDIEGLKENNTVDMADAAEVSENTWIKETMGSSNAPMTSFMTGITFSIENSRMCMSPLAESSAIPCDNSSIQVDSGYNTQTCGSSIMDTAGAENSCRENDVNTNTLQTKSQLPKTKQG
- the BORA gene encoding protein aurora borealis isoform X1 produces the protein MGDTEEAQMQISPETPGRVAVLNPFESPNDYCTLQEQIVSSPSVFKSTKSSSTPGKFRWSIDQLALINPVEIDSEDIRRQAMYLSHARIDKETEERRQKAIEEFFTKSLIVPSPWTEHEGKQVSQFNSTKSIDLNNISPIGRQLTLPGKSNAACQTVLSLPVDFNLEKILGEYFRTDEFADQSQENLSSSSLRRKLFLEENGNISECLSPSLHNPCSSQPLGVLCSIDISPVRCRSPLETSSSGQFSSSPIQGGARTYSLGSITSPSFPEGSPARNGSPTFSPIAFHIRHTPLSDQRKVTFCSPDIPSVSNRMTPASTRSPYIDGCSPIKNCSPMRLGGCRGTAQYQTSVIRIPFAVENHDEDEDKENASPAEARFPEMDNGINFCQQDADTFAPGTHLVVATVSITPDHSEACHQRLSSYQDIEGLKENNTVDMADAAEVSENTWIKETMGSSNAPMTSFMTGITFSIENSRMCMSPLAESSAIPCDNSSIQVDSGYNTQTCGSSIMDTAGAENSCRENDVNTNTLQTKSQLPKTKECCVLNHKDNQLLGAKSPEKQSCFHKVKTHHTVFCQNASCNISTWKHKNENQIQGFHTSARMTNPRILDGNTASKSEQQPTERPVSK
- the BORA gene encoding protein aurora borealis isoform X5 — protein: MIFCRCVGVKTAYPSRGVDKVLGKVDAPSQSFQKAIDLNNISPIGRQLTLPGKSNAACQTVLSLPVDFNLEKILGEYFRTDEFADQSQENLSSSSLRRKLFLEENGNISECLSPSLHNPCSSQPLGVLCSIDISPVRCRSPLETSSSGQFSSSPIQGGARTYSLGSITSPSFPEGSPARNGSPTFSPIAFHIRHTPLSDQRKVTFCSPDIPSVSNRMTPASTRSPYIDGCSPIKNCSPMRLGGCRGTAQYQTSVIRIPFAVENHDEDEDKENASPAEARFPEMDNGINFCQQDADTFAPGTHLVVATVSITPDHSEACHQRLSSYQDIEGLKENNTVDMADAAEVSENTWIKETMGSSNAPMTSFMTGITFSIENSRMCMSPLAESSAIPCDNSSIQVDSGYNTQTCGSSIMDTAGAENSCRENDVNTNTLQTKSQLPKTKECCVLNHKDNQLLGAKSPEKQSCFHKVKTHHTVFCQNASCNISTWKHKNENQIQGFHTSARMTNPRILDGNTASKSEQQPTERPVSK
- the BORA gene encoding protein aurora borealis isoform X3, which gives rise to MYLSHARIDKETEERRQKAIEEFFTKSLIVPSPWTEHEGKQVSQFNSTKSIDLNNISPIGRQLTLPGKSNAACQTVLSLPVDFNLEKILGEYFRTDEFADQSQENLSSSSLRRKLFLEENGNISECLSPSLHNPCSSQPLGVLCSIDISPVRCRSPLETSSSGQFSSSPIQGGARTYSLGSITSPSFPEGSPARNGSPTFSPIAFHIRHTPLSDQRKVTFCSPDIPSVSNRMTPASTRSPYIDGCSPIKNCSPMRLGGCRGTAQYQTSVIRIPFAVENHDEDEDKENASPAEARFPEMDNGINFCQQDADTFAPGTHLVVATVSITPDHSEACHQRLSSYQDIEGLKENNTVDMADAAEVSENTWIKETMGSSNAPMTSFMTGITFSIENSRMCMSPLAESSAIPCDNSSIQVDSGYNTQTCGSSIMDTAGAENSCRENDVNTNTLQTKSQLPKTKECCVLNHKDNQLLGAKSPEKQSCFHKVKTHHTVFCQNASCNISTWKHKNENQIQGFHTSARMTNPRILDGNTASKSEQQPTERPVSK